A stretch of Lathyrus oleraceus cultivar Zhongwan6 chromosome 6, CAAS_Psat_ZW6_1.0, whole genome shotgun sequence DNA encodes these proteins:
- the LOC127092014 gene encoding subtilisin-like protease SBT3.6, whose protein sequence is MNLFLFKPSQPLTSFLIIFALLPLIIIAMSDSIDSDSSSSSAPAVHIIYTEKPQEEEPEAYHIRTLTAVFGSEEAAKDALLYSYKNAASGFSAKLTPEQVAQISKQPGVLQVVPSQTYQLHSGPNKLH, encoded by the exons ATGAACCTTTTCTTGTTCAAACCCTCTCAACCCCTAACCTCGTTCCTTATCATCTTCGCACTTCTTCCTCTGATTATCATCGCCATGTCGGATTCCATCGATTCCGATTCTTCATCTTCTTCTGCTCCCGCGGTTCACATCATCTACACCGAAAAGCCTCAGGAAGAGGAGCCTGAAGCTTACCACATCCGAACCCTCACTGCGGTTTTTGGCAG TGAGGAGGCTGCAAAAGATGCTTTGTTGTATAGCTACAAGAATGCAGCTTCTGGCTTCTCTGCTAAGCTTACTCCTGAACAGGTTGCTCAAATTTCAA AGCAACCAGGTGTTCTTCAAGTTGTTCCAAGCCAGACATACCAGCTCCATTCAGGACCAAATAAGTTGCACTAG